The Oncorhynchus nerka isolate Pitt River linkage group LG24, Oner_Uvic_2.0, whole genome shotgun sequence genome has a window encoding:
- the LOC115108001 gene encoding glycerophosphocholine phosphodiesterase GPCPD1 isoform X2 has protein sequence MTTTLETSMISGDGYKSRHSQPECGYALEPSQWTEYIIHSMDPDNLELTFDFFEEDMGEHVMPGDAHPGTAGTACLLSSFFVESGKDTGVVTLPIMKRNSRQTLGKVRVDFLVIRPIEGLQCDMSSSFTKYWRKRSTPLDVGHRGAGSTHAAKHTKVRENTIASFKSAANHGAAYVEFDVHLSKDCVPIVYHDLTCCISTKKKGDKHSLELFEVPVKDLTYDQLQQLKLGHASALKVNDHKDDDDEEEVDEHQPFPSFSQIFHAVPENVGFNIELKWICQMKDGSWEGNLSSYFNMNLFLDIILSCVLQRAGKRRVVFSCFDPDVCTMVRQKQNKYPILFLTQGISETYPELMDIRCRTTQIAMSFAQSENILGISAHTEELLQNLEHIREAQSKGLVVFCWGDLNNDHDNRTKLREQGIDGLIYDRICDDQVEQANVFKVEEQHTLQETLKSFVCSCYSIPCQAPICAANSKVHNGSAESDSGLSSS, from the exons ATGACCACCACGCTGGAGACCAGTATGATCAGTGGAGATGGGTACAAGTCCCGCCACTCCCAGCCTGAGTGTGGTTACGCCCTGGAGCCCTCACAGTGGACAGAGTACATCATCCACTCCATGGACCCCGACAACCTAGAACTCACCTTTGACTTCTTTGAG gaagacaTGGGCGAGCACGTGATGCCAGGGGATGCCCACCCAGGGACGGCGGGTACGgcctgcctcctctcctcattcTTCGTGGAGAGTGGCAAGGACACCGGCGTGGTCACTCTGCCCATCATGAAACGCAACTCCAGACAGACCCTGGGCAAAGTCCGAG TGGACTTCCTGGTGATCCGTCCTATCGAGGGACTGCAGTGTGACATGAGCTCCTCCTTCACCAAGTACTGGAGGAAGAGGAGTACCCCCCTGGACGTTGGCCACAGAGGGGCCGGGAGCACACACGCAGCCAA ACATAccaaagtcagggagaacaccaTTGCTTCATTCAAAAGTGCTGCCAATCAT GGGGCTGCCTACGTGGAGTTTGATGTCCATCTCTCCAAGGACTGTGTCCCCATCGTGTACCACGATCTCACCTGTTGCATCTCTACTAAGAAG aAAGGAGACAAGCACTCGTTGGAGCTGTTTGAAGTGCCGGTCAAAGATCTCACATACGACCAGCTACAGCAGCTCAAG CTGGGCCATGCTTCTGCCTTGAAGGTGAACGACCACAAAG ATGACGACGACGAGGAAGAGGTTGACGAACACCAGCCCTTCCCTTCATTCTCGCAG ATCTTCCATGCAGTGCCTGAAAATGTGGGCTTCAACATCGAGCTGAAGTGGATTTGTCAGATGAAG GATGGTTCGTGGGAAGGAAACCTGTCCTCGTACTTCAACATGAACCTGTTCCTGGACATCATACTGAGCTGTGTGCTGCAGAGAGCCGGCAAGAGACGTGTCGTCTTCTCCTGCTTCGACCCTGACGTCTGCACCAT GGTTCGTCAGAAGCAGAACAAGTACCCCATCTTGTTCCTGACCCAGGGCATCTCTGAGACCTATCCTGAGCTCATGGACATCCGCTGCAGGACCACACAGATCGCCATGAGCTTTGCGCAGAGCGAAAACATCCTG GGTATCAGTGCCCACACAGAGGAGCTGCTTCAGAACCTGGAGCACATCCGAGAGGCTCAATCTAAAGGCCTGGTGGTGTTCTGCTGGGGAGACCTCAACAACGACCACGACAACAGGACCAAGCTAAGGGAGCAGGGCATCGACGGACTCATCTATGACAG GATCTGTGACGACCAGGTTGAGCAGGCCAACGTCTTCAAAGTGGAGGAGCAGCACACTCTGCAGGAGACTCTGAAGAGCTTTGTGTGTTCCTGCTACTCCATCCCCTGCCAGGCGCCTATCTGCGCCGCCAACTCAAAGGTTCACAACGGCAGTGCAGAGTCCGACTCGGGCCTCAGCTCTTCCTGA
- the LOC115108003 gene encoding beta-soluble NSF attachment protein — MDNSGKEKEAIQLMADADKKVKTSGSFLGGMFGGPHKVEEACEMYCRAANMFKMAKNWNAAGNAFCQAARIHMQLQNKHDSATSFIDAGNAFKKADPSEAIKCLNAAVDIYTDMGRFTIAAKHHITIAEIYESELVDIEKAIAHYEQAADYYKGEESNSSANKCLLKVGAYAAQLEQYAKAIEIYEQVGSSTMDNPLLKYSAKEYFFKASLCHFIVDELNAKLAVEKYEEMFPAFSDSRECKLLKKLLDAHEEQNCEAFTEAIKEFDSISRLDQWQTTMLLRIKKTIQGDEGDLK, encoded by the exons ATGGACAACTCTGGGAAAGAGAAGGAAGCGATTCAGCTGATGGCTGACGCAGACAAGAAAGTGAAAACGTCTGGCTCGTTCTTGGGAGGCATGTTTGG cgGACCTCATAAAGTTGAAGAGGCTTGTGAAATGTACTGCAGAGCAGCCAACATGTTCAAGATGGCCAAGAACTGGAACG CTGCTGGTAATGCCTTCTGCCAGGCGGCCCGGATCCACATGCAGCTCCAGAACAAACACGACTCGGCCACCAGCTTCATCGATGCAGGAAACGCTTTCAAAAAGGCAGACCCCAGTG AGGCTATCAAGTGCTTAAACGCAGCTGTTGATATATACACAGACATG GGAAGGTTCACCATCGCAGCTAAACACCACATCACCATCGCAGAGATCTACGAGTCAGAACTGGTGGATATAGAGAAG GCCATCGCCCACTATGAGCAGGCAGCAGACTACTACAAAGGAGAGGAGTCCAACAGTTCTGCAAATAAGTGTCTACTGAAGGTGGGGGCCTACGCCGCTCAGTTGGAACAGTACGCAAAGGCCATCGAGATCtatgaacag gttgGATCCAGCACCATGGATAACCCCCTGCTGAAATACAGCGCCAAAGAGTACTTCTTCAAAGCCTCTCTGTGTCACTTCATCGTGGATGAACTTAACGCCAAA CTTGCTGTTGAGAAATACGAAGAGATGTTCCCAGCCTTCTCTGACTCAAGAGAGTGCAAGCTGTTGAAG AAACTCCTGGATGCTCATGAGGAACAGAACTGTGAAGCTTTCACAGAAGCA ATTAAAGAGTTTGACTCCATCTCTCGTCTGGACCAATGGCAGACCACCATGCTGCTGCGCATCAAGAAGACCATCCAAGGGGACGAGGGAGACCTGAAGTGA
- the gzf1 gene encoding GDNF-inducible zinc finger protein 1 — MSDQVVQLSSAFHHEDMLQSLHQLRLHGHLCDVTVQVDFQGELEEFEAHQAVLAASSGYFKNILLAPDPPKKLFLGNVRTTDFTRFLEYVYTGKLEVDKEFAKDKIGVIHEVATLLECKSLVQACSSVLYEGSLSLHRVEASMSQDMEADLYDVGEEDGALGVGVNKVPKIASTKRLTPPTKPERGEKRAKVAVTAEEERSEVNKDTEVSGRRSNRLAGRRVFIDIPKKKYVRKMKDQTMAQMEDLPDNNTQTTSQEENTYNTREAEEALPEPLPKKEGAGLESTDVDDEDEVEEGDIPEDCPDDSLFLPSKEEEGEEEGEERATNRSSRRIDTQYKCDKCQRTFHYEKSYLKHIKTSHSVQGEVTYRCDTCQQTFANRCNLKIHQRHVHSDERLFPCDVCTKTFKRKKDVTRHRRQVHEGGGERHTCLVCNKALSSKTALTLHERTHTGDKPYSCTDCEAKFSQSSALKTHRRTHTGEKPFACDQCDARFTQNHMLSYHKRAHTGEKPFMCESCGKSFASKEYLKHHSRIHTGSRPYKCEQCGRAFAQRNSLHQHMKIHTGERPYHCTDCDKQFTQLNALQRHQRIHTGEKPYMCGLCNRTFTDKSTVRRHTMTHDQNTPWKNYLVVLKDNMEKKTKKPRSLGRKVKIETVVREVEGDSGAGGRLQEGTILVPGEPITLSASWGDPGTIALVSHTTLGGFTVIQTEMPAGTQLPIVTTDCTGASVISLDGSTVSVPFTIPVSMSSISVSSSSSGILPVQTVSVSVPVTVSGAIFAPVSETSLSTSCVLETAVSQTILAPDLEAGPCSDTTAIADPEDAVSECAPISEECVTVQTSELETETPSAAVSNEEQHSVPEDIGTVEDLEVSTEDTVV; from the exons ATGAGTGACCAAGTGGTCCAACTCTCCTCAGCCTTCCACCATGAGGACATGCTTCAGTCTCTGCACCAGCTCAGACTACATGGTCACCTGTGCGATGTCACAGTCCAGGTGGACTTCCAGGGTGAGCTGGAAGAGTTTGAGGCTCACCAGGCGGTCCTAGCTGCCTCCAGCGGCTACTTCAAGAACATCCTACTGGCACCGGACCCACCCAAGAAACTATTCTTGGGGAACGTTCGAACCACTGATTTCACCAGGTTCTTGGAATATGTATACACTGGCAAACTGGAGGTGGATAAAGAGTTTGCTAAAGACAAGATTGGTGTAATACATGAAGTGGCGACACTGTTGGAGTGTAAGAGCCTTGTCCAGGCCTGCAGCTCGGTTCTCTATGAAGGCAGCTTGAGTCTGCACAGGGTTGAGGCATCCATGTCACAAGACATGGAAGCTGATTTGTATGAtgtaggagaggaggatggggcgCTGGGGGTCGGAGTCAACAAAGTTCCCAAAATAGCCTCCACCAAGAGGCTGACCCCTCCAACTaaaccagagagaggggagaaaagggcAAAGGTCGCGGTCACAGCCGAGGAGGAGAGGTCAGAGGTGAATAAAGACACTGAGGTCTCTGGGAGGAGGAGTAACAGGCTGGCAGGGCGCAGAGTCTTCATTGACATTCCTAAGAAGAAGTACGTGAGGAAGATGAAGGACCAGACCATGGCGCAGATGGAAGATCTGCCTGACAACAACACTCAGACAACCAGTCAGGAGGAGAACACTTACAACACACGG GAGGCAGAAGAGGCCCTTCCAGAGCCGCTGCCTAAAAAAGAGGGGGCGGGACTGGAGTCGACAGACGTTGATGATGAAGATGAGGTGGAAGAGGGAGATATACCAGAGGATTGTCCAGATGACTCCCTCTTCTTGCCCAGCAaggaagaggagggtgaggaggagggagaggagcgtGCCACCAACAGATCATCCAGACGTATTGACACTCAATACAAGTGTGACAAATGTCAACGGACCTTCCACTATGAGAAGAGCTACCTGAAGCACATCAA GACGAGCCACAGTGTGCAGGGGGAGGTGACGTACCGTTGTGACACCTGCCAGCAGACCTTCGCCAACCGCTGCAACCTGAAGATCCACCAGAGACACGTCCACAGTGACGAAAGGCTGTTCCCCTGTGACGTCTGCACCAAGACCTTCAAACGCAAGAAGGACGTGACGCGCCACCGACGACAG GTGCACGAGGGAGGCGGTGAGCGACACACCTGTCTTGTGTGTAACAAGGCGCTGAGCTCTAAGACAGCGTTGACGCTAcacgagagaacacacacaggagacaagccCTACTCTTGCACTGACTGTGAAGCCAAGTTCTCCCAGAGCTCAGCCCTCAAGACACACCGCaggactcacacaggagagaagcctttcgcCTGTGACCAGTGTGATGCGAGGTTCACCCAGAACCACATGTTGTCCTATCACAAAAGGGCCCACACGG GAGAGAAGCCTTTTATGTGTGAGAGCTGTGGGAAAAGCTTTGCCTCTAAAGAATACCTGAAACACCACTCCAGAATCCACACAGGCTCCAGGCCTTACAAGTGTGAACAATGTGGTCGGGCCTTCGCCCAGAGAAACTCCCTCCACCAGCATATGAAGATACACACAG GTGAGCGTCCGTACCACTGTACAGATTGTGATAAGCAGTTCACCCAGCTGAATGCCCTCCAGAGGCACCAGAGGATTCATACAGGGGAGAAGCCCTACATGTGTGGCCTCTGCAACCGTACCTTCACGGACAAGTCCACCGTACGCAGGCACACCATG ACTCACGACCAAAACACTCCATGGAAGAACTACCTGGTGGTCCTCAAGGACAACATGGAGAAAAAGACTAAGAAACCCAGAAGCCTTGGTAGAAAGGTTAAAATAGAGACTGTGGTTCGGGAGGTGGAAGGGGATAGTGGAGCTGGAGGTAGGCTCCAGGAGGGGACCATATTGGTTCCTGGTGAGCCCAtcaccctctcagccagctggggCGACCCAGGGACCATCGCCCTGGTTAGCCACACCACCCTGGGTGGGTTCACGGTCATCCAGACAGAGATGCCGGctgggacccagctacccatcgTCACCACAGACTGCACCGGGGCCAGTGTCATCTCTCTGGATGGATccactgtctctgtcccctttactatccctgtctctatgtcctccatctctgtgtcctCGTCCTCCTCTGGCATCCTCCCTGTCCagactgtgtctgtctctgtcccagtcaCTGTTTCAGGGGCCATATTTGCCCCAGTTTCAGAGACCAGTCTTTCAACTTCATGTGTTCTGGAAACTGCAGTGTCACAGACCATCTTGGCTCCAGATTTGGAAGCTGGGCCGTGTTCAGATACGACGGCCATTGCGGATCCCGAGGATGCAGTTTCAGAGTGTGCCCCTATCTctgaggagtgtgttacagtgcaGACATCagaactggagactgagacaccGAGCGCTGCTGTCTCTAATGAGGAACAACACAGTGTACCAGAGGACATTGGTACTGTGGAAGACCTGGAGGTGTCCACTGAAGATACTGTGGTGTAG